The following is a genomic window from Hyphomicrobiales bacterium.
TAAGATAACTCCATGGCGGGCGGGCCAAGCGCATGCCTTTCTGACTTTGCCGCCTAGGACGCGATGTTATTCTCGCACTTGTAAATTGACATTTGTGATTCGGCTGGTGGTTCAATGTCCAACGATTTTGAAACAAGTTTAATTGGTCCGAAAATCGGACAACAGAAAGCAGATGAGGCAGTTTCCGGCCTCTCCTCAACCGACGTTGCCGAGGGAGAACCCGCACTCGATCTCGTTGAAGTGGTCGGGCGTATTAAATGGTTCGACGTTTCCAAGGGGTTTGGCTTCATCGTGCCGGACAACGGGATGCCGGACGTGCTTCTGCACGTATCTTGCCTTCGCCGTGACGGATACGAGACGGCCAACGAAGGGGCTCGTGTGGTCTGCGAAGCGGTGCAGCGCGCACGGGGCCTTCAAGCCTTCCGCATTGTCTCCATGGACGAAACCTCGGCGATCCATCCCTCGGAACTTCCTGCGCGCACCCGTGTGACTGTGGTTCCAACGAGTGGGCTCGAGCAGGTCGAGGTCAAATGGTTCAACCGCCTGCGTGGCTTCGGCTTC
Proteins encoded in this region:
- a CDS encoding Cold shock protein CspB yields the protein MSNDFETSLIGPKIGQQKADEAVSGLSSTDVAEGEPALDLVEVVGRIKWFDVSKGFGFIVPDNGMPDVLLHVSCLRRDGYETANEGARVVCEAVQRARGLQAFRIVSMDETSAIHPSELPARTRVTVVPTSGLEQVEVKWFNRLRGFGFVTRGEGTPDIFVHMETLRRYGLMELKPGQMVLVRFGNGPKGLMAAEVRPLDGGTAPASH